A window of Tautonia plasticadhaerens contains these coding sequences:
- a CDS encoding COX15/CtaA family protein, translating to MNEPEPNDRTTADPGPGRYRPGPHRVALVAAAVTWPLLFVGGLVTTYRVGMAVPDWPTTFGINMFVYDFWTAPWGVYVEHLHRLLGTLSGLGCVVLAFWFTGEAGRGAWRPAGVAVASAAVLAGAWVWLSGVEPFFAGIAVLGVVGSMLALWYAAVWRRGMPALGWLALTAVIIQGALGGYRVRLNSTDLAAVHGCTGQAFFALLVALCVVTGRGWSGPRPSAPDRGGLRWWAAAAALLVYAQIVAGALLRHRSLGLVTHSSMAVAVLMTVSALAFAVLRGRGRWPSLVPSARATLALVVVQVALGVASWWVLRPFDGLPRPVTRGQAVVRTAHQANGALLLAASTVLAMRAARPSGLRGRPSNAHVPIEPNERALEAAIR from the coding sequence ATGAACGAACCGGAACCGAACGACCGAACGACCGCCGACCCGGGCCCGGGCCGTTACCGCCCGGGGCCGCACCGGGTCGCCCTGGTCGCCGCCGCCGTGACCTGGCCCCTGCTGTTCGTCGGGGGGCTGGTGACGACCTACCGGGTCGGCATGGCGGTGCCCGACTGGCCGACGACGTTCGGCATCAACATGTTCGTGTACGACTTCTGGACGGCGCCCTGGGGCGTCTACGTCGAGCACCTGCACCGGCTGCTCGGGACGCTCTCGGGGCTGGGGTGCGTGGTGCTGGCCTTCTGGTTCACCGGCGAGGCGGGCCGGGGGGCGTGGCGGCCGGCGGGGGTCGCGGTGGCGTCGGCGGCGGTGCTGGCGGGGGCGTGGGTCTGGCTCTCCGGGGTCGAGCCGTTCTTCGCGGGGATCGCGGTGCTGGGGGTCGTCGGCTCGATGCTGGCGCTCTGGTACGCGGCGGTCTGGCGGCGGGGGATGCCCGCGTTGGGCTGGCTGGCGCTCACGGCGGTCATCATCCAGGGGGCCCTGGGGGGCTACCGGGTCCGGCTGAACTCGACCGACCTGGCGGCGGTGCACGGCTGCACCGGGCAGGCGTTCTTCGCGCTGCTGGTCGCGCTCTGCGTCGTCACCGGCCGGGGATGGTCCGGTCCCCGGCCGTCGGCCCCCGACCGGGGAGGCTTGCGGTGGTGGGCGGCGGCGGCGGCGCTGCTGGTCTACGCGCAGATCGTCGCCGGTGCCTTGCTCCGGCACCGGAGCCTCGGCCTGGTGACCCACAGCTCGATGGCGGTTGCGGTGCTGATGACGGTCTCGGCGCTCGCGTTCGCGGTGCTGCGAGGCCGAGGGCGATGGCCTTCGCTGGTGCCTTCGGCGAGGGCGACGCTGGCCCTGGTGGTGGTGCAGGTGGCGCTGGGCGTCGCCTCGTGGTGGGTGCTCCGGCCGTTCGACGGCCTCCCCCGGCCGGTGACCCGGGGCCAGGCCGTCGTGAGGACCGCCCACCAGGCCAACGGGGCGCTGCTGCTGGCGGCGTCGACCGTGCTCGCGATGCGGGCCGCCCGCCCGTCGGGCCTCCGGGGCCGACCTTCGAATGCTCACGTCCCGATCGAACCCAACGAACGCGCCCTGGAGGCCGCGATCCGATGA
- the cyoE gene encoding heme o synthase: protein MNMAAPTASAAALADPRAPRTSPVDRADLGREEARIGGLEDYVALTKPRIVALVLVTVTVGYLLGARGAANPFYLASALVGTALVAASGSVWNQVVERSRDARMRRTARRPIPSGRVSAGKAAVFGTALGLAGLALLLVGPHPVAAAVALVTFVLYAFVYTLLKPVTTLNTAVGAVPGALPPVIGWAAATGQLGIEAWALFLIVFLWQFPHFLAIAWIHREDYARGGHRMLPCVDPLGVLTGRQAAGHALVLVPVGLLPVAIGLAGPVYCIGALALGLYYLAGAVRFWQDVSDATARRLLGASFLHLPAILLLLLLNPLPA from the coding sequence ATGAACATGGCCGCCCCGACGGCATCCGCCGCCGCACTCGCCGATCCCCGAGCCCCCCGCACGTCGCCCGTCGATCGGGCTGACCTCGGGCGGGAGGAGGCACGAATCGGCGGGCTGGAGGACTACGTCGCCCTGACGAAGCCGAGGATCGTCGCCCTGGTGCTGGTGACGGTCACCGTCGGCTACCTGCTCGGGGCCCGGGGGGCGGCGAACCCGTTCTACCTGGCCTCGGCGCTGGTGGGCACCGCGCTGGTCGCGGCCAGCGGGAGCGTCTGGAACCAGGTGGTCGAGCGGTCCCGGGACGCCCGGATGCGTCGGACGGCCCGACGGCCGATCCCGAGCGGGCGGGTGTCGGCCGGGAAGGCGGCGGTGTTCGGGACGGCGCTGGGGCTGGCGGGGCTGGCCCTGCTGCTGGTGGGGCCGCACCCGGTCGCGGCGGCGGTGGCGCTGGTGACGTTCGTGCTCTACGCATTCGTCTACACCCTGCTGAAGCCGGTGACGACCCTGAACACGGCCGTCGGCGCCGTGCCGGGCGCACTGCCCCCGGTGATCGGCTGGGCGGCGGCGACGGGCCAGCTGGGCATCGAGGCCTGGGCCCTGTTCCTGATCGTCTTCCTCTGGCAGTTCCCGCACTTCCTGGCCATCGCCTGGATCCACCGGGAGGACTACGCCCGGGGTGGCCACCGGATGCTCCCCTGCGTCGACCCGCTCGGCGTGCTCACCGGCCGGCAGGCGGCGGGTCATGCCCTGGTGCTGGTGCCGGTGGGACTGCTGCCGGTGGCGATCGGCCTGGCGGGCCCGGTGTATTGCATCGGGGCCCTGGCGCTGGGCCTGTACTACCTGGCCGGGGCCGTGAGGTTCTGGCAGGATGTCTCCGACGCGACCGCCCGGCGGCTGCTCGGGGCGTCGTTCTTGCACTTGCCCGCGATCCTGCTGCTGCTCTTGCTCAACCCCCTGCCGGCCTGA
- a CDS encoding cytochrome c oxidase subunit 3, translating to MAETPPFGEEPTGEPHDHAHPPAGGGARHAPPATPGKVALWLFLATEVMFFTGLIGSYIVLRAGSPPGSYSTLFPPGTDLAARQDARGVVLTDAGADEGAVVRLIREANGMTAEEAGHLVETAHSVGSTVVLVDSAYGPADVDGLQEALGSVGAEASIEGLESSSWPEPYNGLVNPLSIDLTALNTFILICSSVTMVLALAAIQRGDKVRLSLWLLATILIGSTFLGIQVYEYYQLMFGHRYSVGVSASGHFRPEASLFASAFFTMTGFHGAHVTGGVLALTVIWLRSLFGGYSREDHAAVELAGLYWHFVDLVWILLFTVVYLI from the coding sequence ATGGCCGAGACACCCCCCTTCGGCGAGGAGCCGACCGGAGAGCCCCACGACCACGCCCACCCCCCCGCCGGGGGGGGGGCACGCCACGCCCCCCCGGCCACGCCGGGCAAGGTAGCGCTCTGGCTGTTCCTGGCCACCGAGGTGATGTTCTTCACCGGCCTGATCGGCTCCTACATCGTCCTCCGGGCCGGCAGCCCGCCGGGCTCGTACAGCACCCTCTTCCCCCCCGGCACCGACCTGGCCGCCCGCCAGGACGCCCGGGGGGTCGTCCTCACCGACGCCGGGGCCGACGAGGGGGCGGTCGTCCGCCTGATCCGCGAGGCGAACGGGATGACGGCCGAGGAGGCCGGGCACCTCGTCGAGACGGCGCACTCGGTGGGGTCGACCGTCGTGCTGGTCGATTCCGCCTACGGCCCGGCCGACGTGGACGGGTTGCAGGAGGCACTGGGGTCGGTCGGGGCCGAGGCCAGCATCGAGGGGCTTGAGTCGTCCTCCTGGCCGGAGCCGTACAACGGGCTGGTCAACCCCCTGAGCATCGACCTGACGGCGCTGAACACGTTCATCCTGATCTGCTCGTCGGTGACCATGGTGCTGGCGCTGGCGGCCATCCAGCGGGGGGACAAGGTCCGGCTCTCGCTCTGGCTGCTGGCGACGATCCTCATCGGCTCGACGTTCCTGGGCATCCAGGTCTATGAGTACTATCAACTGATGTTCGGCCACCGCTATTCGGTGGGCGTGAGCGCCTCGGGCCACTTCCGGCCGGAGGCGAGCCTGTTCGCCTCGGCCTTCTTCACGATGACCGGCTTCCACGGGGCGCACGTCACCGGGGGGGTGCTGGCGCTGACGGTGATCTGGCTGCGGTCGCTGTTCGGCGGCTATTCGAGGGAGGACCACGCGGCGGTCGAGCTGGCGGGGCTGTACTGGCACTTCGTCGACCTCGTCTGGATCCTCCTGTTCACGGTCGTCTACCTGATCTGA
- a CDS encoding cytochrome C oxidase subunit IV family protein, which produces MDPTGTPTTVVIAEQQHTSHVKAYLRVFLALLLLTLAEYIYAKAFAGSTPLVLIGGLMLLAVAKAGLVGLFFMHLLFEGRWKYLVLIPTTFLAVVTVAALVPDIAMRADARAESAPAPPSDARREPGRPG; this is translated from the coding sequence ATGGACCCGACCGGGACGCCGACCACGGTGGTGATCGCCGAGCAGCAGCACACGTCGCACGTGAAGGCGTACCTGCGCGTCTTCCTCGCGCTCCTGCTGCTGACCCTGGCGGAATACATCTACGCCAAGGCCTTCGCCGGGTCGACTCCCCTGGTGTTGATCGGCGGGCTGATGCTGCTGGCGGTCGCCAAGGCGGGGCTGGTGGGCCTGTTCTTCATGCACCTGCTGTTCGAGGGCCGCTGGAAGTACCTGGTGCTGATCCCGACGACGTTCCTGGCGGTCGTCACCGTGGCCGCCCTCGTGCCCGACATCGCCATGAGGGCGGACGCACGGGCCGAGTCGGCCCCGGCACCGCCCTCGGACGCCCGCCGGGAGCCGGGGCGTCCGGGCTGA
- a CDS encoding efflux RND transporter periplasmic adaptor subunit, protein MTFSKKIPPGLLAGLLLGAALGAGSLFLIRGGPGTPPDPGGHGGHDEGGHAPGVVELPREQWIPAGLRVEPAEEGDLTLVRAVTGSVSANEDRLAHVYPVVEGIAHEVYVRFGDRVERGDELALIDSREVGQAKLALVVARQGVRIASVNDEWAATIHRNVKDLIEVLDGEPPVQEVVGRFEGRPMGEYRSQLLSSYARFVQARTEFDRDAELNRRDALSEKAYLQTKAEFETALAEYKAVMEQAAFTSEQHRLQSQQALEQARVAEGSARSALMILGYDEAEVDAMDPLGEGEEVAHATVTAPFSGTITEKDVVIEERVGPQKKLFDLADLSTVWVRADIYEKDLPLLAGLQGRTIRFRTESYPDRDFEAEVFYTGDLVDPSTRTVRLVAEADNADGLLKPGQFATVELPVGVAGGVLRVPESALQEGGGESYLFVHLGGDRFERRDVATGRRVPGEAVEVIGGLRPGEPVVVSGAFALKSAMLLDASGEAGHAH, encoded by the coding sequence ATGACGTTCTCGAAGAAGATCCCGCCGGGCCTCCTCGCGGGGCTGCTGCTGGGGGCTGCGCTCGGCGCCGGCTCGCTGTTCTTGATCCGAGGAGGACCCGGCACCCCGCCCGACCCGGGTGGGCACGGGGGGCACGACGAGGGGGGACACGCCCCCGGCGTCGTCGAGTTGCCGCGGGAGCAATGGATCCCCGCGGGGCTCCGGGTGGAGCCGGCGGAGGAGGGCGACCTGACGCTGGTCCGGGCCGTGACCGGCAGCGTCTCGGCCAACGAGGACCGGCTGGCCCACGTCTACCCCGTGGTCGAGGGGATCGCCCACGAGGTCTACGTCCGCTTCGGCGACCGGGTCGAGCGGGGGGACGAGCTGGCGTTGATCGACAGCCGGGAGGTGGGCCAGGCCAAGCTCGCCCTGGTGGTGGCCCGCCAGGGGGTCCGGATTGCGTCGGTCAACGACGAGTGGGCCGCGACGATCCACCGGAACGTGAAGGACCTCATCGAGGTCCTCGACGGGGAGCCCCCCGTCCAGGAGGTGGTCGGCCGCTTCGAGGGCCGGCCGATGGGCGAGTATCGGTCGCAATTGCTCTCCTCCTACGCCCGGTTCGTCCAGGCCCGGACGGAGTTCGATCGCGACGCGGAGCTGAACCGGCGGGACGCCCTGAGCGAGAAGGCGTACCTGCAGACCAAGGCCGAGTTCGAGACGGCGCTGGCCGAGTACAAGGCGGTGATGGAGCAGGCCGCGTTCACCTCCGAACAGCACCGGCTCCAGTCCCAGCAGGCCCTGGAGCAGGCCCGGGTGGCGGAGGGCTCGGCGCGGTCGGCCCTGATGATCCTCGGCTACGACGAGGCGGAGGTCGATGCGATGGACCCCCTGGGGGAAGGGGAAGAAGTGGCGCATGCCACCGTCACCGCCCCGTTCTCGGGGACGATCACCGAGAAGGACGTGGTGATCGAGGAGCGGGTCGGCCCGCAGAAGAAGCTGTTCGACCTGGCCGACCTGTCGACCGTCTGGGTGCGGGCGGACATCTATGAGAAGGACCTGCCGCTGCTGGCGGGGCTCCAGGGCCGGACGATCCGCTTCCGGACCGAGTCGTACCCCGACCGGGACTTCGAGGCGGAGGTCTTCTACACCGGGGACCTCGTCGACCCCTCGACGAGGACCGTGCGGCTGGTGGCCGAGGCCGACAACGCCGATGGGCTGCTCAAGCCGGGCCAGTTCGCCACTGTCGAGCTGCCGGTCGGGGTGGCGGGGGGGGTGTTGCGGGTGCCGGAGTCGGCGTTGCAGGAGGGCGGGGGGGAGTCATACCTGTTCGTCCACCTCGGCGGAGATCGGTTCGAGCGGCGGGACGTGGCGACCGGCCGCCGGGTGCCGGGGGAGGCCGTCGAGGTGATCGGGGGGCTCCGGCCCGGGGAGCCGGTGGTCGTCTCGGGGGCCTTCGCGCTGAAGTCGGCGATGCTCCTGGACGCGTCGGGGGAAGCGGGCCACGCACACTGA
- a CDS encoding efflux RND transporter permease subunit gives MIDRIIVASLDNRLIVLLLAALLVAGGVGAALRLPIDAVPDVTNVQVQVLTNAPGLGPVEVEQYVTFPVEAAMSGLPRVEEVRSVTRFGLSAVTIVFEEGTDIYWARNLVDARLGEATRGIPEGYGEPEMGPISSGLGEIFQFEVRAEPGYDHDLMELRSILDWQVAFQLRSLPGVVEVNAFGGELKTYEVQLDPSRLLHYRIPLNDVFEALERNNHNQGGGYIVHDREQRIVRGEGLIRDLDDVGDIVLASREDGTPVLVRDVGEVRFDPMLRQGAVTRDGEGEAVIGIVMMLIGENGRVVVDRVKERIAEIEGSLPPGVVIDPFYDRTDLIGRTIATVVENVSGGALLVVVMLLLLVGDLRAGLIVAAAIPLSALGMILAMEALGVSANLMSLGAVDFGIIVDGAVVVVENCIRRAGAYAAAHPERRSVPMRVFRQASKEVGRPVLFSGLVVILVFLPVLSLRGIEGAMFRPMAISFMSALAGALVLSVTVMPVLASLLLAGRVARRETALVRGARAAYAPVLRRALDRPWLAVGSAGVLLAVGAVIAPGLGAEFIPRLDEGAVAFQAWRLPSVSLEESIEGTTNVERVLMQFPEVDTVVSKTGRPEIATDPMGVEISDIFVMLHPRAEISPLEWPLVALGLRERPVPRRTTTRSPADLREVMRAVHREMTGEAEIPEAKDGELLEWATEIFRDFERRNLRPGKDRLVDAMDRLLTRYVPSNSFSDSQPIELRVQELISGVRSDVGISLYGPDLGVLERKGDEIVAAVAGVPGGADVRAQRIAGQPNIRIVVDRDALARYDINAADVLDAVSAIGGNVVGQVLEGQPRFPLQARYAPEYRSDLEALRQIRIADPLGRQIPLEQLADLSVEEGPALVTREAIQRRLQIEANVRGRDLAGFVAEAQQAVRSGVDLPPGYVVSWGGQFENLREAAGRLAIAVPVALLLIFALLYATFGSLRLTMLIFLNVPIAATGGILALWLRGMPFSISAGIGFIALFGIAVMNGVVLVEHVRDLRRGGADRREAVFGGAMDRLRPVLMTATTDALGFLPMALSTGAGAEVQRPLATVVIGGVVTSTVLTLVVLPAIYHWFEPPERPAEGEEGDEDG, from the coding sequence ATGATCGACCGCATCATCGTCGCATCGCTCGACAATCGGCTCATCGTCCTGCTGCTGGCCGCGTTGCTGGTCGCCGGGGGGGTGGGGGCCGCGCTCCGGCTGCCGATCGACGCGGTGCCGGACGTGACGAACGTGCAGGTCCAGGTGCTGACCAACGCGCCGGGCCTGGGGCCGGTGGAGGTGGAGCAGTACGTCACCTTCCCGGTCGAGGCGGCCATGAGCGGCCTGCCCCGGGTGGAGGAGGTCCGCTCGGTCACCCGATTCGGCCTCTCCGCCGTGACGATCGTCTTCGAGGAGGGGACCGACATCTACTGGGCCCGGAACCTCGTCGACGCCCGGCTCGGCGAGGCGACCCGCGGCATCCCCGAGGGCTACGGCGAGCCTGAGATGGGGCCGATCTCCTCCGGCCTGGGGGAGATCTTCCAGTTCGAGGTCCGGGCCGAGCCGGGGTACGACCACGACCTGATGGAGCTGCGGTCGATCCTGGACTGGCAGGTCGCCTTCCAGCTGAGGAGCCTGCCCGGGGTGGTCGAGGTGAACGCGTTCGGCGGGGAGCTGAAGACCTACGAGGTGCAGCTCGACCCGTCGAGGCTGCTCCACTACCGGATCCCGCTCAACGACGTCTTCGAGGCGCTCGAGCGGAATAACCACAACCAGGGCGGCGGCTACATCGTCCACGACCGGGAGCAGCGGATCGTCCGGGGTGAGGGGCTGATCCGGGATCTCGACGACGTGGGGGACATCGTCCTGGCCAGCCGGGAGGACGGCACCCCGGTCCTCGTCCGGGACGTCGGCGAGGTCCGCTTCGACCCCATGCTCCGCCAGGGGGCCGTCACCCGGGACGGCGAGGGGGAGGCGGTCATCGGCATCGTGATGATGCTCATCGGCGAGAACGGCCGGGTCGTGGTCGACCGCGTCAAGGAGCGGATCGCGGAGATCGAGGGCTCGCTGCCGCCGGGGGTCGTCATCGACCCGTTCTACGACCGCACCGACCTGATAGGCCGGACGATCGCGACGGTCGTCGAGAACGTCAGCGGGGGCGCCCTGCTGGTGGTGGTCATGCTGCTGCTGCTGGTGGGGGATCTGAGGGCCGGGCTGATCGTGGCGGCGGCGATCCCGCTGTCGGCCCTGGGCATGATCCTGGCGATGGAGGCGCTCGGCGTCTCGGCCAACCTGATGAGCCTGGGGGCGGTCGACTTCGGGATCATCGTCGACGGCGCGGTGGTGGTGGTCGAGAACTGCATCCGGAGGGCCGGCGCCTACGCGGCGGCCCACCCCGAGCGGCGGTCGGTGCCGATGCGCGTGTTCCGGCAGGCCTCCAAGGAGGTGGGCCGGCCGGTGCTGTTCTCGGGGCTGGTGGTCATCCTCGTCTTCCTGCCGGTGCTGAGCCTGAGGGGGATCGAGGGCGCGATGTTCCGGCCGATGGCGATCAGTTTCATGTCGGCCCTGGCCGGGGCCCTGGTGCTCTCGGTCACGGTGATGCCCGTGCTGGCCTCGCTGCTGCTGGCCGGCCGGGTGGCCCGGAGGGAGACGGCGCTGGTCCGGGGGGCGAGGGCGGCCTACGCCCCGGTGTTGCGCCGGGCACTGGACCGGCCCTGGCTGGCGGTGGGGTCGGCCGGGGTGCTGCTGGCGGTCGGGGCGGTGATAGCGCCGGGGCTGGGGGCCGAGTTCATCCCCCGGCTCGACGAGGGGGCGGTCGCGTTCCAGGCCTGGCGGCTGCCGAGCGTCTCGCTGGAGGAGTCGATCGAGGGGACGACGAACGTCGAACGCGTGCTGATGCAATTCCCCGAGGTGGACACGGTCGTCTCCAAGACCGGCCGGCCGGAGATCGCCACCGACCCGATGGGCGTGGAGATCAGCGACATCTTCGTCATGCTCCACCCGAGGGCCGAGATCTCCCCGCTGGAATGGCCGCTGGTGGCGCTGGGTCTCCGGGAACGGCCCGTGCCGCGCCGGACGACGACCCGGAGCCCCGCCGACCTGCGGGAGGTGATGCGAGCCGTGCACCGGGAGATGACGGGTGAGGCGGAGATCCCCGAGGCGAAGGACGGGGAGCTGCTCGAATGGGCGACGGAGATCTTCCGGGACTTCGAGCGGCGGAACCTCCGGCCCGGGAAGGACCGGCTCGTCGACGCGATGGACCGGCTGCTGACGCGATACGTGCCGTCGAACTCATTCAGCGACTCGCAGCCGATCGAGCTGAGGGTGCAGGAGCTGATCTCCGGGGTGCGCTCCGACGTCGGGATCAGCCTCTACGGGCCGGATCTCGGCGTGCTGGAACGCAAGGGGGACGAGATCGTCGCCGCCGTGGCCGGGGTCCCGGGGGGCGCCGACGTGAGGGCGCAGCGGATCGCCGGCCAGCCGAACATCCGGATCGTCGTCGACCGGGACGCGCTGGCCCGGTACGACATCAACGCCGCCGACGTGCTGGACGCCGTCTCCGCGATCGGCGGCAACGTCGTCGGGCAGGTACTCGAAGGCCAGCCGAGGTTCCCGCTGCAGGCGCGCTACGCGCCGGAGTACCGATCGGACCTGGAGGCGCTCCGGCAGATCCGGATCGCCGACCCGCTGGGCCGGCAGATCCCGCTGGAGCAGCTGGCCGACCTGTCGGTCGAGGAGGGCCCGGCCCTGGTGACCCGGGAGGCGATCCAGCGCCGGCTGCAGATCGAGGCGAACGTCCGGGGCCGGGACCTGGCCGGGTTCGTGGCCGAGGCCCAGCAGGCCGTCCGCTCGGGGGTCGACCTGCCGCCGGGCTACGTCGTCTCCTGGGGGGGGCAGTTCGAGAACCTCCGGGAGGCGGCCGGCCGGCTGGCGATCGCCGTCCCGGTGGCCCTGCTGCTGATCTTCGCGCTGCTCTATGCGACGTTCGGGTCGCTCCGGCTCACAATGTTGATCTTCTTAAACGTGCCGATCGCCGCGACGGGGGGCATCCTGGCGCTCTGGCTGCGGGGCATGCCGTTCTCGATCTCGGCGGGCATCGGGTTCATCGCCCTGTTCGGCATCGCGGTCATGAACGGCGTGGTGCTGGTGGAGCACGTCCGGGACCTGCGTCGGGGGGGGGCCGACCGGCGGGAGGCGGTCTTCGGCGGGGCGATGGACCGACTCCGGCCGGTGCTGATGACGGCGACGACCGACGCCCTGGGGTTCCTGCCCATGGCGCTGTCGACCGGCGCCGGGGCCGAGGTGCAGCGGCCGCTGGCGACGGTGGTCATCGGCGGCGTGGTCACCTCCACAGTGCTGACGCTGGTGGTGCTGCCGGCCATCTACCACTGGTTCGAGCCCCCCGAGCGGCCGGCCGAGGGCGAGGAGGGGGACGAGGATGGATAA
- a CDS encoding cation diffusion facilitator family transporter — protein MAHSHDHASPSHGRAFGIGVALNVAYVALEAGYGFWANSLSLLADAGHNLGDVLGLLLAWGGYSLSRIRPTERHTYGWRSSTILAALFNALILLVAVGGIAWEAMRRLSEPIEPSGTTIVVVAGIGVFINTATALLFLRGRARDLNVRGAFLHMAADAGVSLGVVVAGLGIRWTGWAWIDPASSLVIAAVIFAGTWGLLRESVNLAMQAVPEGIDPSSVRDFLSGQVGVEDVHDLHIWAMSTTEVALTAHLVKPDPAGDDAFLARVAGGLHDRFGIEHATIQLERRPCGPCLLSGPGAG, from the coding sequence ATGGCACATTCGCATGACCACGCGTCGCCGAGTCACGGCCGGGCGTTCGGGATCGGGGTGGCCCTGAACGTGGCCTACGTCGCCCTCGAGGCGGGGTACGGGTTCTGGGCGAACTCGCTGTCTCTGCTGGCCGACGCCGGGCACAACCTGGGCGACGTGCTCGGCCTGCTGCTGGCCTGGGGGGGGTACTCGCTCTCCCGGATCCGGCCGACGGAGCGGCACACCTACGGCTGGCGGAGTTCGACGATCCTGGCGGCGCTGTTCAACGCCCTGATCTTGCTGGTGGCCGTCGGCGGGATCGCCTGGGAGGCCATGCGCCGCCTCTCCGAGCCGATCGAGCCGTCGGGGACGACCATCGTGGTCGTGGCGGGGATCGGGGTGTTCATCAACACCGCGACGGCGCTGCTGTTCCTGAGGGGCCGGGCGCGGGACCTGAACGTCCGGGGGGCGTTCCTGCACATGGCGGCCGACGCGGGGGTGTCGCTGGGGGTGGTGGTCGCGGGGCTGGGGATCCGTTGGACCGGGTGGGCCTGGATCGACCCGGCGAGCAGCCTGGTGATCGCGGCGGTGATCTTCGCGGGCACCTGGGGCCTGCTCCGGGAGTCGGTCAACCTGGCGATGCAGGCCGTCCCCGAGGGGATCGACCCGTCGTCGGTGCGCGACTTCCTCTCCGGCCAGGTCGGGGTCGAGGACGTGCACGACCTGCACATCTGGGCCATGAGCACGACAGAGGTCGCGCTGACGGCGCACCTGGTCAAGCCCGACCCGGCCGGCGACGACGCGTTCCTCGCCCGGGTCGCCGGGGGGTTGCACGACCGATTCGGCATCGAGCACGCCACGATCCAGCTGGAACGCCGGCCCTGCGGCCCCTGCCTCCTGTCGGGCCCGGGGGCCGGCTGA